The genomic stretch CAGACATTACTAATGGAACCAAAGAATACATAATGGAATAAGATGGAAGTCAATGGATAAAAGATTTGAAAGACAAACTTTGCAGATTGAGCTCTTGCTTTTAGAGTATCCTTCTTCGACCTCGCCTCTTGTATTTTACTTTCCAAAAGCTACAAAAATGAACAACTTATTTCAGAACCGAGGTAAATAATAAATATGTTGCAGCTAAAGATGCATGTATTAGAACAGTGAGCTAAAATTGTTAAACCAATTTCATTTATTTCTAAGAGAATATACGTCTCCCAAAATTTAGTGGACTGAAATATTATCCTATGCATTATGAAGGTGAATAATATGCATAAATAAAGGTGAGGTAAAATGGTAAATTAATGTATTTTACTATTAAAAAGCATACATGCATTGAAAATCATGGTTTATGGATTCTAAGGTTAATTCATAGAAGGATGTTCTGAACCTATCAATGGTTGATTATTCAGTGATTGGGAAACGGGATTATTCGCCCGTGAGTTTATTGGACCAAAAAGAAAGGTTATGCAGAGGAACTAATTTTCCCTTCCAACTAGAACTTTCTCTAGTTCTCAAACCAAAAATGAATCCTTCTCTTCCTAGCAAGATGGTTAATCCTATTTATAAGAGATAGGACTAATTGTTAAAAAAAACAATACAAGAAACAGAAAACTATCTGACTTCTAAACAGAAACTAACTCTAACAACGTGCAAACTAAATTAACTAATCACATTCTTCCCCTTGTTCTCCCTACGATAAACCCTTAAGGGTTTATTTTGGTACCTAACAAAGGAACATAAAGACTTCCAAGTAGACAATGAAGATCTGACAGGCAAAGAAAAATAGGTTTTGGTTGGTAGCTGGTACAAGTGAAGTTTGAAAGAAGCAAAGTGGAGATAAAAAAGAAGTAAATTAGCCTAGGCTTTCGCATACACCTATAGTTCCTTCCTTAGGCATCATACCTAGAATTTGGATTTCTTGCAATCAAGAGTACAGCAACTTCTACAATAATTAGTATAGATGATCATTCACCTAAAAGATTGCACTAAAAAGTTGAAATAGATTTCCACAGGTTGGGAATGAACACCCAATTTTTCACACAATGCAGAATGATGCTTACTACTGCAACCAAACCTAAAAGGAAAAGTTGAATATCAAAAGAATAACCAATCATACATAAATCCAAACCTAACAATAGGTCATTATCAGGGGTAACTAAAATTACTAGGCAGGCCTAATGGAGAATATAAGATGAGCTCAGGTAAACGTGTACTCATTCTGAGAACTTAAAATATAATTATGACCTAGTAAGGGTTTAATAATACAACCACAATATAATCAAGTGTCAAAACTAACCCAGAATGTTAACCTAAATTGAACTTTAAACTTGCAATTTCTTGATTCTACCGCGTCCAATGTCACCATTATGTGGCTCCATAAAGAAAGTTAGTTCAGCTATTCGTGAAACATGGCATTTGAGTGTTTTAAGGTACTGACTCTACTGAAATATAAAAAGATTTAGCTTACACGTGTATTTGAGACAAGATTGTCCACAACACTCTTTTGCTGATCAAGTTGAGCTTTCAAAGAACTGGCATTATCCTGTAAAATATTAAAAGCATATAATGAGTTTTTCAATGATCCCGTAGTATGTGTGATAAGGCACTACTTAGAAGTTGGATTCTTTCCCTATATCATCCAATGAAATGTCAAACTAAAGCAAATTCCAAAATTTCCAATCAACAATACTGACATAAGTATAAATGTATGCATCAAAGCACTTTAAAAAAGTCAAACATTGTGAGGTCTGCCATTATCTAAGATGTCTGAACTGACTTCAGCTAATCAAAACACATCATGACCGACGGATGTGCCAACCAGAATGATCATTTCATTTACAAGCTTACATATTTATTATGTATTTGAGTTTATATAAATTAGGAACACGTGTAGAGTTCCAGACAAGGTTCTACACAAGCCCGTAGGAGTGAGAATTATATAGCAAATGCAAACATCAAATGTTGATTCAATATTGCTAACTGTGTGAGGAGCACAACCGACAAAGTACTGATCGTATAGCAAACATGTGAAAATAATTGAACAAGTCAACAACTTTATTGATTGACTGATTTACTGCAAAAAATAAACAATCCCCTTTAAAATCTAAAGTAGAAATTTACAAATATATTGACAAAACAAGCAAAAAATCTTGAACATAATGCAAACATACGGCAAAAGATTTACGCCGCTTAAGTGCTTCACGAGCAAGATCTTCTTCACCTTTCTGAAGAGCAAGTTGTGCTTTACGATACCTATATCAGACGTAAAACACAAGTGGTATTCAAATGCCAAATACTGCAAGCAAATTAAGACAATAACTCTTTCATACATTACCACTCTTCAGAAGCTTGTTGTGCAGCCTTGTATTTATTTTCCAATCGCTTTTgagatgccaatacctcaagaaaggaaaaataaataaaataagataattttataataaataaaaataactTGCTATTTTGAAGTCTGCTTTCAACAAGTCATTTATACCTCAGTTAAATACTTGAACAAACAAAACACGATAATAATCGAAGAGTGATATTATATGAACATCTAAAAATCGACGTGTATCTAATATCGAATATTAATACATCATTTAAAACAGCTGATATGACCGGAAAATAGAACCTATATTATCAATTTCAGATAGCGGCGCGGCACAGCCATCCCAAAAAGGGAACGGAATGGGAGTGGGGAGCGGAACGGATGATACTAATACAGTTATTAATACTAATGAACAACTAGTTGTTAAAAACTAAAATAAACTAATCAAAATTCATGAAATATTCATATTTAGAAATAAAAACCATAAGTCGTAAGCAAAACATGCTTCCAAATGCTAATAAAATAACTTTTCTATCCTTAACAAGTTAATGGTAATATCATATACAGCTGACGCGGCCGGAGCGGCCACGTCAGAAAGGCGACTTTCCGAATCCAATCTCACTATCGCAGTCGCTCTAGCCGAGTCACCCATCTATGACGGAATGGCACGGCCTGACACCGTTTTCTAGGTTTTGTTGTTCCGAAAATTGTGTATACATAACATTTCTCTACTTCAAGGAACACAAGGATAGAACAAAAACAATAATTTCCCAAGTCCAAAATAAAATGATTGAAACTAACTTGTGCTGTAGCTTGACGCATTTTAGTCAAATCATCGTTCATTTCAAGCACAGCTTGCTCCAAGATTTTCTCAGGATCTTCAAACGTACTTACAAGAGCATTTGCATATGACTGCATTACTAAGATGACAGATGAGAAAAATTAAACCTAAAACCGAAAATTTCAAAAACAGCTTCTTATAGAGTGATTTCTTTCACCTTCACGACTCTCGCAAACCTATCAAACAGGTTCATTCTGACACCAATCGCTCCTCCGCCTCGCACCGGCTTCGCAATCCTCATGACTCTGAATTTCAAAGTGTCCACTGCGAGAATTGAAAATAAAAAGTAGTTAAACTAAATTAATCACGCGCTAAGTGTTGAGATTAATTGAATTCATTGAAAAAGTAATGATTATGTGTAGCAGAAAGAAAAATGAGAAAACCTGGTCTGGTGCCGAACAAGGTAGTGGCGAGAGGCTTCTTGAGAAGGGAAGAAGAAGGTTGAAGTGGTGCGGAGGGTAATCCAGAAAATATTTGGAATTTCGTCGTCATTTTTTGTGATCGACGAAGAGAAGATTCTGGAGTTGCAGATAGAGTTGAAGATATTGCAATTTCCAGGACACTAAATTCTGAACCTTACTCCTCCTAGTTGTTCGATGCTTGCTATCTCGTTTGTGGAAGGGGTTTTGTTGTTCTACATGATTAATTGGGCCTTTATTTTTAAAGCCCAATCCTTCTTCTTAAACTTTGTGGATTTCTTAATGTACGTGTATATTAGTAGCATAACTTCTGAAAATATAATAATGCCTTTAAAATTTATCCAAACAGATACAATTAAAGATGATTTAGGGTCACGTCTCATCTCATGTCTATGTATGTGTTTTTTTATCCGTAGATGTATCTTCGTAAATCTTACGGAATTACATTTTCGTAGCATACTAAAACAGAAGCAGAAAAATCAATAAAGTGTAGGTTGACAAAATAAAATCATCATTGATAACGTAAAATAAGCATTACATAGGTAATGTTAACATAAATCAAACATTACATTTCAATATTCAGTAGCATATTTCAACGTCTTCATAGTATCTTCGACCGATCTCAAAATTGTCGCATCCACCTTGATCAAAACTTTTATTTTTAAACGGAAACAAGTATTTCACATAGGTCTTACATTGACACTCGTCTTTAGCTCGAAGTTGATAAACTCAATCTTCCATTTGTTGTCAATCGACGGTGAACGGTACTCGAGCTTCATAACTTTTCGATACGTAAGATAAGAGATTTTGTAGTATGTATTTCACATCTGTAAAAGGGGTGTACGCATTGAAATTAAATTCAATTGAGGGTTTCCCATCGTCGAAGTAGACATATATAACATGTCAATTAATGTTCATGTTGGTGTAATGTGTTTTGGTATGAAACATGAGACAAGAGTCCATATTTACCGTAGTTGTAGAATAATATGGACATCTAAAATTCTATCTTGTTCTAAGGAATATTCTGGAGATGCATCCTTGATACCACCCTATTATGTTATTCTGGAGATGTATTTCCGAAACCACTCagaatagaatgaaattttgttttaGACAAAAACATAATATGTATCAAACACAAACTTTTTAGGAAAACTTTAAAATGTATTAAAATATACAAAAATTTATATATTAGACATCATTAACATTAATACAAGATTACATAGAATACATTGTTGAATAAAAACTAAAATGAACTAAAACATTTGGCGCCGACTAAATctgtaatatatatatatatatatatatatatatatatatatatatatatatagagagagagagagagagagaggtgaTACATCCTTTGACTTTTGTTTATTTGATTCTCTTTTAATCTTGCTCAATTTAGTGAATTCTTGCATCATTTTCACAAAATGGTTTGGTTAAGTCTTGGCTTTTGTTGTTGAACGAGTTGTCCACTCCGGTGATGTAAGTGGTATAGAGCATACCAGATTCAAATAAACTTGAATAAAGTTTCGCATTTTTAAAGGACGTCGAATACACATAATACgatcatttggattttgaggtggaacGGTGCGTAGAGAAAAAAATGTTTCCAAGAAATTGTATCTTGTAAGATCAATACACACTCTATCATACACATTTGCTATGAGATGATCCATTTCAGGGAAGTGTGTCCATTTATCCTTCGATTTCGGTCTACTAATGCAATGAACAAGAGATTCGTAAATTGTAtcaaaattttcttttttttcgtATAATTGTGTGTATGATTCTTTATGGCCCCTCAACTCTTGGATAAGTTGATGACGGACAAGTGTGTTATGCTCTTCTCCTTTATCGAGCAAAGCATAAATAGCTTGAAAACTACAGTTACTGTCACCCTTAACATTGACGATCCGTTTTATTTATTTGTGCATAAAAATCGGCACCTTGTCAATGAATGAATTTTTTTGATGAAGGCGGTGGTTTACTAATGCAAACTCTTTTGAAAACactttttttgagattttggagTTGGTGAATCTGGAAGAAGTTTGTCAACATGCTTAAAATATGAAGGATACCACATTGTTAAATTGTCACTTGTTGTAGGTTTGATCTTCTTCAGGGTACCTTTTGTTTTTATTCAGCTGTCAACATGCTCAAAATACGAAGGAGATATGCATTTTCAAATCTAACCTTATTCATCCTCGTTATTTGATGTTCGCAAGAGATTTATTGTTCTACATAATTAATTGGacatttattttaaaattcattcCATCTTCTTAGTCTTATTGATTTGCAATATTTTTTCTAACTCCTCtaaaaaaaagttttaaaatttttaaaatgTAATTTGATCGTAAATTAGAAatagaataaataattaaatcaaaatTAACTATTGGTGTTTGAATTCTACAATTTAAAATGTGATCCGaaataagaagaaaaaaacaTGAATAACTATATTAATATCAATGATCAATGATAAGATAAATAACTACTCCCTCTGTCCCATATTATAAGCAAATTTCACCTTTTTAGattcattaaataattaatgtatctAGTCTATATATAGATTAGATACATTAGTTATTTAATGAACTCTAGAAAGGTGAAATTTGCTTATAATATGGGACGGAGGGAGTATATCATAATATCTTTTCATATGCCTAGTATAATTAATTCTCTAATCATGTGCATTTTAATCATAAGCATATTATTTCATATATATGATTAGTTCTCTAATCATgtgcattttaattcatttttctGGTTATATCTCTTAAGTTAAAATCTTTCACCTTTTTGTTAGGTTTAGATTTCATATCATCTCAAAACACATAAACATTTTAAGAAGATAATTAAACTCACACCCCGATGCTTCCAGATAACAGATTTATTCTTATAATGGACTTGTAAAAGATGATGCAAAATACTATTGAAACATATTTGTAATAAAAACCATTGCTCTTATACACGAATAACAACGATTGTAAATataaaataagaataaaataaattaaatagaTGAAATCGTTGGTATCTATATATCCAAAACAAATGAGGCGTTCGATTTCTTTTGTTGCATCTTGTAATAGAAAAATGTTTCAAAATATCCATATACAAATATTAGAACTGCAACAAAAAATCTCATAGCTGAGACAATCATTCACTTATCCTCAAGCATTGGATCGATTCTTGTAGGAGTCATAGTGTGTTTGATTCATAAGTATGAATTTACATGTGTTATCACAATTATATTCACACATTTATTAGCTTATCGAAAAAATGAGTAACATGTAAAATCCATAATTTATGCTTATATTGAAAATTCCTTTATTTGGGAATTGATCTTGATTTATGGTTGTTTGATGTAAGCGAAACCAGTCAGAAATGATAAAAATCCAAGTCAAATGAAGCAAGGGACAAAAGGCATTGAATACCAAAGTCAATATGTATTTGTTAAGCGAATAAACCTCACCCAATGAATCAAAAGTAGAATTTTATGCTTATAAGGGGTAAATTCACTTAGCGAATTTAGGCGTGTCCAACGGATTTGACAATATTTCGTTTAGTATAATTAACAGCATTTTGCTTAACAATTCTTTTGCTCGTTCGACTAATATAATAGCACAACAAGGTGCCTTATAGGTTTCTTTGACACAAATCAAGCCAAGTTTTGAGCAAATTATTGTCTGCCCAACAAATTTAAGGCAGGTCTGAACTCTACAATAGAGACCAACCTCCACCTTCATCTCTACTATCTTTATCCTCTTCATCATTACAACCTCCCCACAACTCAGAAAATCCACTTCTCTACCATTCCATGCATCCCATCAACATCAACAATTTCATGTTCTTCATGATTTTCATCCCCAACCAAGAACAGCCCCAAAAACCAAAAAAAATAATTGTTCTTTCTCAACCAAGAACCATAAACATCctttaattttttttcataaacacAAAAGTTTCCCTTTAACATTCATCGAATCAGCATTCAACCTTTCCACTCTAATTTTTTATACCTTCTTACATGATATTTGTGTTTGTCACCTTTTTCCCAATTCTTTCCTCATTAAACTTTCTTCTACCTCCAATTTATCCATAGTTACCACTGATCCATTTACAACATACAATACTAAGTAACCTGACTCTTCTCACTCTATAACCTAACCTGCACCCACTCAAACCATCACAATTCCTCCTCATCTAATAAGAATTTTCTTTTGACCAAAATTAAAGACTCAAATAGTCTTTATCAACATTACACGTTTAACCCTTTTTCATGCACCCTAATGACAACCATATCTCTCCCCTTGTCTTTCCATCTCTCTCCAATACCAATGATCATTCATAGTCTCGCTCAATTAAGGTCGTTCTTCGCTCCAAAAACAAAATAGGGTCCACAGATGGAACCCTCATTTTCCCTACAATTTCATATTACACTCAAATTGCTTGGGACTGCTGTAATATTATGGTGATGTTATGGACCACCAATTTAATAAAATGCAGTATTTTAGAGAGTGATCTCTGAATCGATAGATCCATTGAAATTTGGGAAAAACTTCGCGAAATATATCATCAAGGAGATGTTTTTTTTTGTAGATCTAATCTTCAAGAAGAACGTCATTCCCTCCAAAAGGGAGAAAACACCATCACTTAATATTTCATTATCCTCAAGAAGTTATGGCAAAAGTATGACAACTTCAAACCGCTTCCTCGTTGCACATACAACATAACTTGTAGTTATGGGTCGATGTCTACAATCAAAGcatggagagagagagagggtgattatgttatctattttttcAAAGGGTTGAACGAGCAATACACACCGGTCATATCCTAGATCATGCTTATGAAACCTCTCTCTTCTATTAAAGAAGTTTTTTTCTACTTACTCAGCAAGAAAGGTAGCAACGTAGGAACATTAATGACACCAAACTTATTGCACATTTCAGAAAAAACCTCAATTCCGAGGTAAACATTGATATCAAGCTCTTAGTACTCTTATCACAAAAAGAGGCATTAAATTTGTTAATATTGCAACAAAAGGGGTTACATTATTGGAGTGTGCTTCAAGAAATACGATCTTCCACCATATTTGAAGAAGCCAGGTATCACACAAATCTCTCAAGAATTACCTAATTCTATTTAAGCTCGTCAATCTGCAATTTAGGATTCTTCTCAAAAAACTGACAACACTGAGTTAACACTAGACCAATAGAAATCGTTACTCGATCTTCCCTAACAAACACAACAAACTTTGTCATCTACCATACATCATCTTCAATCTACATCTGACAATTCTCAAGGTAATCATATATCATTCCTTAATCATTCTCTGTGAATTATTTTTGATCCTAATGAATCTTTGATATTGGGGCAATAAATTATGTATTCCACTCCATATCCTTTTTATCTCACCTTATTGGAATAAACCTCGTTCACATTCGGCTTCCTAATGGAGCCATGATCACTACTTCTTTTCTGGTGCTATTTAATTTAATAACAATTTTTATTAGAATGATATTCTCTATATTACTTATTTTTCAACTAACATTATATATGTCCCTAGAATTACTCAAGAACTTGACTAAAACTTAATTTTTAAATCTTCCGGCTGTGTGATACAGGGGAACCATACCCCTATGATGATTGGTGCAAATAAACTCATTAATGGCTACACATGCTCACCTCCCCTATCATccctgtcataccccaaaatttgtcctcccctttttcatttttcatccaacatatgacttgagattcatctgcATTCATATTAACACCTTCTCATAACCATCATAGATTCAAACCTTGGGGATAACGAAAACTTGGTTTTGCTTGAGGTTTGTGACATTTGTTCATCATTGGGGCAAAACCCTAACTCCTTAATCTTTGGGACATGGTTTCAAACATTTAACATGACATCAAAATCATAATTCTTGTCTTTGTTCCTCTAGGATCTTGTGATTAACTCTTGAGCATTGCCTTGGtcatgaaaccctaatcaaggaTGCATGGTATTTGGGTGTCATTTGGAGTTGGCCTTTGATAGGTTGTACGGatgtttaaaaaatatatttagttatttaaataattaaaaaaatgttATAATCGTAAAACATTGAGTATGATTCATTTAAAGATTTCAAATGAATGATGGATTAAAGTTCTCTAAGATCGTGCCTTATGAAATCTTTTAGGTTTTAATGCATTTTTGGTCCCCTTATTTTGATGTTTTTAAAATTTTAGTCTCTCCATTTTAAAAAAGAATTTTTTGATCCCTCAACTTTACACCTTTTGAGATTTGGTTGGTCCCTTTCAGTTTTGCATATATGGCCTCCTCATTAATGAAGTGGCAATGTTATAGTGGACCAAATcatattatattatatttttttaattttaaattagGAATTTCataatttataaattaataaattgtgtttaaaaaaaacaattaaaaaaattaaggagctccttttttttcaattttcttttACTAGGAGGTGTATCAAAGAAATAGATGTGCGGATAGCAACTCTCCAAGCTCTAACTCTACTGAATTCATATGATATCTATCTGCCACGTGGAAGAGTATCTATGGCCCTGAAAAACACACACACCACAATCCAATGTTCCATGTTTATTGTTCAAACTAGATTTGCTTTATCCATTTGCAAAAAACAACATCATCACCATCACATGACACAATATTACAACACCCTTGGATATGCCTAGCATGGCTTCCTCTCTTCTGCTTCCACTTTGTAAGTCATTTCACTTTCTGTTTTCCTCACAACTCTTCAATTTCAATGTTAATTTATATCTGATTTGTTCCTTTTTGGTAGATTCTACTTGTGGTAAAATTCCTTCTCTTACTGCTGCTCCACAAGGCATTTCTGTTAGAAGATTTGTTCTTAAAGTGAAGTCCTCAGAGACAAGAGAATCCACTTCTAATGCTAATGATAATGCCATGTTTAGTACCAATTCACGTAGAGAGTTTTTTGGATTAGCATTAGGAGGAGTCTCTACACTTTTTATCCATTCATTTGATGCTGCTAATGGAGCTGGTTTACCAACAGAGGAAAAACCTAAACTATGTGACAGTACTTGTGAGAAAGAGCTTGAAAATGTATGGTGAGATTACATTACATTACATAGTCCTATTTCTATGCCTTATCTCATTGCTGAGAATGCATTCACATTTCGCGCGGTTGGTTGCATCGCGTTTAGTTTTTAATATCGATTTTATGCATGAAGGTACCTATGGTAACTACTGAATCAGGTTTGCAATACAAGGATATTAAGGTTGGGCAAGGCCCTAGTCCACCAGTTGGATTTCAGGTGTGTTGTAAAATCTTCTGACTTGTCCGGTTTCTTTTGCATGCTCGTGATCGTCTCTGCCATTTTCAAAAAGGCAGCCGATGCCAATTTCGAACGAGATCGATAAAACAAGTCTGACTATGTTTTCATATGTCTCTCTCACAGGTGGCTGCTAATTACGTTGCAATGGTTCCATCTGGACAAGTATTTGATAGGTATCTTCCAGTTACAAAGTTCTAGCAATCTTTCCTTAAGCCTGTTAGTAAGACCCTAACAAAGGTGCATTTTATGTGCTGTTCTTTTCCTTCTTTCAATTTGCAGTTCATTGGAGAAAGGCCAGCTTTACATTTTTCGAGTTGGATCTGGTCAGGTAAACCCTAAATGTAGTTTTGAGGCCTAAGTGTGTTTAATAGTCCTTTCGAAGACTAACTGATATTCGACTCGTTGAGATAACAGGTGATAAAAGGACTCGATGAAGGTCTTTTAAGCATGAAAGTAGGCGGGAAACGCCGACTGTACATACCTGGATCAGTAAGCTTCTCTCTTGATTGGATGAGTATTTAATTCTAACTGTTGGCTAAATATCTTTGTTTTTCTTGTTTGGCAGTTGGCATTTCCAAAAGGGCTTAATTCTGCTCCAGGAAGACCAAGGGTGGCTCCAAGCAGTCCAGTTATATTTGATGTAAGTTTGGAATATGTACCCGGCCTCGAAGTGGAAGAGGAATAAGATTAGGTTATCCGTTGCTCCTTGATTGTACGCGGTCAACTCGAAATCAATTAATCACACCATCACTTCACTATCTTATACAATTGTTAATTTTTTGAGGAATGAGCTTAAAACTTATGGCTGTGTAGAGTATATTGTTTGAAGTTTACCATATCAAGTATATTGAACATGAATTTTCTTTGCATATAATTTTCATACCTAAAATGGTATTGAACCGGCTATTGATAGTTTATGTCTGATTCTCTGGTCTCCAAGAGGGATATGAAATCCTTATTATACTTGAGCTTCTGGTCAAACAGTGAAAGTTTCAGCCATATTAATACCTGGAGATTGGTCTGTTAGCAATTTAGCATATCCATTTTCGCCAAACAAACACTGTTTTAGCATATCTCTATAAGTAATGT from Lathyrus oleraceus cultivar Zhongwan6 chromosome 7, CAAS_Psat_ZW6_1.0, whole genome shotgun sequence encodes the following:
- the VIPP1 gene encoding membrane-associated protein VIPP1, chloroplastic isoform X2, translated to MQSYANALVSTFEDPEKILEQAVLEMNDDLTKMRQATAQVLASQKRLENKYKAAQQASEEWYRKAQLALQKGEEDLAREALKRRKSFADNASSLKAQLDQQKSVVDNLVSNTRLLESKIQEARSKKDTLKARAQSAKTATKVSEMLGNVNTSSALSAFEKMEEKVMTMESQAEALGQLTTDDLEGKFAMLETSSVDDDLANLKKELAGSSKKGELPPGRSSTTSTTSTKTGNPFRDADIEIELEQLRKRSKEL
- the LOC127106437 gene encoding peptidyl-prolyl cis-trans isomerase FKBP16-3, chloroplastic encodes the protein MPSMASSLLLPLYSTCGKIPSLTAAPQGISVRRFVLKVKSSETRESTSNANDNAMFSTNSRREFFGLALGGVSTLFIHSFDAANGAGLPTEEKPKLCDSTCEKELENVPMVTTESGLQYKDIKVGQGPSPPVGFQVAANYVAMVPSGQVFDSSLEKGQLYIFRVGSGQVIKGLDEGLLSMKVGGKRRLYIPGSLAFPKGLNSAPGRPRVAPSSPVIFDVSLEYVPGLEVEEE
- the VIPP1 gene encoding membrane-associated protein VIPP1, chloroplastic, translated to MTTKFQIFSGLPSAPLQPSSSLLKKPLATTLFGTRPVDTLKFRVMRIAKPVRGGGAIGVRMNLFDRFARVVKSYANALVSTFEDPEKILEQAVLEMNDDLTKMRQATAQVLASQKRLENKYKAAQQASEEWYRKAQLALQKGEEDLAREALKRRKSFADNASSLKAQLDQQKSVVDNLVSNTRLLESKIQEARSKKDTLKARAQSAKTATKVSEMLGNVNTSSALSAFEKMEEKVMTMESQAEALGQLTTDDLEGKFAMLETSSVDDDLANLKKELAGSSKKGELPPGRSSTTSTTSTKTGNPFRDADIEIELEQLRKRSKEL